One window of Gammaproteobacteria bacterium genomic DNA carries:
- a CDS encoding OmpA family protein, giving the protein MIPRSYNQNRNTAGIEGFAGLHLIPLCFTSLDARQILTRVVALLAGAFLPLLCSAATPPGTVIPNVAAVAYSDAAGVGRSVASNSANIVTKMRRTPARLQFVRVDAGGGTFAAPTGPSSCETGSGLTLLPPPVLADGTQLNVADSQPLSPAQFFHTGEAFFVEVADPDQNLDSAVAETVEVQLEVPASGDLEIIQLTESAPDSGQFVGYVPSAAMPSTRHDCQLQVAVGYSIRATYVDPADSSDVTTDSALVDPLGIVFDSQTGVPVDGAIVRLIEVTSGLPAFVFGDDGASEFPAEVVSGGVATDSGGADYDFDPGAYRYPLVSPGQYRLEVTPPAGYTAPSTTAIIDLQALPGAPFNISAGSFGDPFMVDPGPAIMIDIPLDPVSTVLFLQKSTATAVASIGDFLKYTLTLENPDTLQPINNVIITDELPVGLRLIPGSVRVDGSSAPDPAVSADRRQLQFDIGDLPPAGRTVIDYVAEIVAGSRGPEAINTAIARAAGGAESNVATATVRLAEALFRSRSTVLGRVISGSCDADVGNDTDGVAGVRIYLEDGRYVVSDEGGRYHFEGVRPGGHVVQLDVDTVPEGFEIVPCERNARFAGRSYSQFIDVRAGALWRADFHLRQLPAPSGEVAVALSSRAAGQDVIYTLTVGGDGVPVSNVRTMVMLPDNVIFVPGSVRLDGARSGDPTVSGNLLTFPLSDAAGAPWQRVIQFRGLPGAAAGEHVTKALVSFDTETKKRQRTPLADNTLIREPPVSDRVDLVFTTNFDTRKAELKARDRARIAEALSGWEQASDLHVVISGHTDNVRIAPQNRHEFADNYVLSRARATAAAEFIQSLLQLAPEQISISGNGPDKPVASNAGAAGRAKNRRVELQLWGQMPVSPGAMRLGKTSSGPQRLEVAREQKLSLAQLPVEASDPLADFNDPAWVSRLDPGSDLVFPLPGYNPPIPSLRIAVKHAPRQKVEVALNGAPVSALSFEGTDTNAAKTVSLSRWRGVDIAENDNQLVVVVRDADGTVVRRIERNVHLSGGPVRAEVDREASSLLADGRTRPVLAVRLYDRWGYPARPESIGTFRVDPPYRSWFEVESLRENQLLELGNRQPLYRVGADGLARIELEATSLSGEVVLHMEYADEREEELRAWLEPATREWILVGFAEGTAGYSTLNDNVQSAKDAGYEEDFYTDGRVAFFAKGRIKGDYLLTLAYDSDRDEQEARQRLHGTIDPDRFYTLYGDATEQQFDAASQDEIFVKLERGQFYAMFGDYDTGMTVTELSRYDRSFNGFQSEYQGERFGYTAFTARTDQAFVKEELRGDGTSGLYRLSRQPLVINSEKITLETRDRFRSEEIVSSRTLTRHLDYDIDYLAGTIFFKEPVRHRDERFNPVFIVVDYESRDPVDRSTTAGGRASLRLADGRVEVGATMIDEGTSGADGDLQGLDLKLRIADGTELRAEFASSDTRQGGVPTEGDAAIAELRHTAGKVDGKVYYRQIDTEFGLGQQRAAETGMRKMGFDGRLRFSKHLSIDAAAYRQDNLESDVRREVYESGLRWQRGAATAGVGYRDATDEARDGTTAASEQVFVNGSIKTMGNRLTLRGSLDSDLGDDANIAYPTRTIVGLDYKLNDDVTLYTEHERAEGRDIESQMTRTGVRATPWNRAQFNSSVSQEMTEYGPRAFATLGLVQGWQINERWAMDFGVDHSNTLTAPGAGAFNPDAGLPSGSEAADFTSLYVGTLYKHDDWTVNTRSEWRNSDDERRAGLFGGFYREEKQGRAFSAALQFFNSQRDVGVDLTDADIRLSWAYRPATARWVFLDRLDLEYEELKAIGTQTESSRIVNNLHANWMINRSNQLGFQYGVKYVRSDIDGNGYNGFTDLVGIDWRRDFSSRWDAGVQGSLLHSWNSDVVDYSIGADIGYSFARNVWLSLGYNFAGFDDEDFSDARYTARGPYIRFRFKADQDNLRDRDFWARRESND; this is encoded by the coding sequence ATGATTCCGCGCTCGTACAACCAGAATAGAAATACAGCGGGCATTGAAGGTTTTGCAGGACTGCACCTGATCCCGCTGTGTTTCACGAGCCTCGACGCGCGTCAGATTCTGACGCGCGTCGTCGCGTTGCTGGCTGGTGCATTTTTGCCGCTGCTTTGCTCGGCGGCGACACCACCCGGCACTGTAATCCCGAACGTGGCGGCGGTTGCCTACAGTGACGCTGCCGGCGTCGGCCGCAGTGTCGCCAGCAATTCTGCCAATATCGTCACCAAAATGAGGCGCACGCCGGCGCGGCTGCAATTTGTTCGTGTCGATGCGGGCGGCGGGACATTTGCCGCGCCCACCGGACCCAGCAGCTGCGAAACCGGTTCGGGCCTGACCCTGCTGCCGCCACCGGTACTCGCTGACGGCACCCAGCTGAACGTCGCAGATTCCCAGCCACTGAGTCCGGCGCAGTTTTTTCATACCGGCGAGGCGTTTTTTGTCGAAGTCGCCGATCCCGACCAGAATCTCGATTCCGCCGTGGCGGAGACCGTCGAGGTGCAGCTGGAGGTACCTGCATCCGGCGACCTGGAAATAATCCAGCTGACAGAATCAGCACCCGACAGCGGGCAATTTGTAGGCTACGTGCCCAGCGCAGCGATGCCGTCAACGAGACACGATTGCCAGCTGCAGGTTGCGGTGGGTTACTCGATCAGGGCGACCTATGTTGATCCGGCCGATTCCAGCGATGTCACAACCGACAGCGCGCTGGTCGATCCGCTGGGCATTGTGTTCGACTCACAGACTGGTGTGCCGGTTGACGGTGCAATAGTCCGCTTGATTGAAGTGACCAGTGGATTGCCCGCGTTTGTTTTTGGTGACGACGGCGCAAGCGAGTTTCCTGCCGAAGTGGTAAGTGGCGGGGTCGCGACAGACAGCGGCGGGGCCGATTATGACTTCGATCCCGGCGCGTATCGTTACCCGCTGGTCAGCCCGGGGCAATACCGGCTGGAAGTGACTCCACCGGCGGGTTATACGGCGCCATCGACCACCGCGATAATTGATCTGCAGGCTTTACCCGGCGCACCGTTCAACATTAGTGCAGGTTCATTTGGCGATCCCTTCATGGTTGACCCGGGTCCGGCGATCATGATCGATATCCCGCTCGATCCGGTATCGACGGTCCTGTTTCTGCAAAAAAGCACGGCAACTGCCGTTGCGTCGATTGGTGATTTCCTCAAGTACACGCTCACACTGGAAAACCCGGACACACTGCAGCCGATAAACAATGTAATCATCACCGATGAGCTCCCGGTTGGTTTGCGCCTGATACCGGGTTCGGTCCGCGTGGACGGCAGCAGCGCCCCGGACCCGGCGGTATCAGCCGACCGCCGCCAGCTGCAGTTCGACATTGGTGACCTGCCCCCGGCCGGTCGCACGGTAATCGACTATGTTGCCGAGATCGTTGCAGGCAGCCGTGGTCCGGAAGCAATCAACACGGCGATCGCGCGCGCCGCGGGGGGCGCCGAATCCAACGTGGCTACTGCGACAGTACGCCTGGCAGAGGCGTTATTCCGCTCCCGCAGCACTGTGCTGGGCCGTGTCATCAGTGGATCCTGTGATGCGGATGTAGGCAACGACACTGACGGTGTGGCCGGAGTTCGCATCTACCTCGAGGACGGCAGGTATGTCGTCAGTGACGAGGGCGGGCGCTATCACTTCGAGGGCGTCCGGCCAGGTGGTCACGTTGTGCAGCTCGATGTCGATACCGTGCCGGAGGGCTTTGAGATCGTGCCGTGTGAGCGCAACGCACGGTTCGCCGGCCGCTCCTATTCACAGTTTATTGATGTACGCGCTGGCGCCTTGTGGCGCGCTGATTTCCACCTGCGTCAGTTGCCGGCGCCCAGCGGAGAGGTGGCGGTAGCATTGTCTTCCCGCGCCGCCGGTCAGGACGTGATTTACACGTTGACGGTAGGTGGTGATGGCGTGCCAGTCAGCAACGTCAGGACCATGGTGATGCTGCCAGACAACGTTATTTTCGTACCGGGCAGCGTCCGGCTCGATGGCGCACGCAGCGGCGACCCGACGGTGTCTGGAAACCTGCTGACGTTCCCGTTGAGTGATGCGGCGGGTGCCCCGTGGCAGCGGGTTATCCAGTTTCGTGGCCTGCCGGGAGCAGCTGCCGGCGAGCACGTAACCAAGGCCCTGGTCAGCTTCGACACCGAAACAAAGAAGAGGCAGCGCACGCCGCTGGCCGACAACACGCTCATACGCGAACCGCCGGTAAGCGACCGCGTCGACCTGGTGTTCACCACAAACTTTGATACCCGCAAGGCGGAGCTGAAGGCGCGCGACCGTGCACGCATTGCCGAAGCGCTGTCAGGATGGGAGCAGGCAAGCGACCTGCATGTCGTTATTTCCGGTCACACCGATAACGTACGAATTGCGCCACAGAATCGTCACGAATTCGCTGACAACTATGTGCTGTCACGTGCACGTGCAACGGCAGCTGCAGAATTCATTCAGTCGCTGCTGCAGCTGGCTCCGGAGCAAATCAGTATTTCAGGGAACGGGCCGGACAAACCGGTGGCAAGTAATGCAGGTGCGGCTGGCCGGGCGAAAAACCGCCGGGTCGAGCTGCAGCTCTGGGGTCAGATGCCGGTCAGTCCCGGTGCAATGCGCCTGGGCAAGACAAGCAGCGGGCCACAACGACTGGAAGTTGCACGCGAGCAGAAACTGTCGCTGGCGCAGTTACCGGTGGAGGCGTCTGATCCGCTGGCCGATTTCAATGACCCGGCATGGGTCAGCCGGCTCGATCCCGGCAGCGACCTGGTATTCCCGCTGCCCGGGTACAATCCGCCTATCCCGTCGCTGCGCATTGCGGTCAAGCACGCACCACGGCAGAAAGTCGAAGTTGCGCTGAATGGCGCACCGGTGAGCGCGCTGAGCTTTGAGGGCACCGATACCAATGCTGCAAAGACTGTCAGCCTGAGTCGCTGGCGTGGTGTCGATATTGCCGAAAACGACAACCAGCTTGTTGTCGTGGTGCGTGATGCAGACGGTACAGTGGTGCGACGGATTGAACGCAACGTGCACCTGTCCGGTGGACCGGTACGCGCCGAGGTCGACCGCGAGGCTTCGTCGTTGCTGGCCGACGGTCGCACCCGGCCGGTGCTGGCAGTGCGTCTTTACGATCGCTGGGGCTACCCGGCGCGGCCCGAGTCAATCGGGACATTTCGTGTCGATCCGCCGTACCGGTCCTGGTTTGAAGTGGAATCGTTACGCGAAAACCAGCTGCTCGAGCTCGGCAATCGACAGCCCCTTTACCGTGTTGGGGCCGACGGACTCGCCCGCATCGAGCTCGAGGCGACTTCGCTTAGCGGTGAAGTCGTGCTGCACATGGAATACGCCGACGAACGCGAGGAGGAGTTACGCGCGTGGCTCGAGCCGGCAACGCGTGAATGGATCCTGGTGGGATTTGCCGAGGGTACGGCCGGGTACAGTACGCTCAACGACAATGTCCAGAGCGCCAAAGACGCCGGTTATGAAGAGGACTTTTATACCGACGGGCGCGTAGCGTTTTTTGCCAAGGGTCGCATCAAGGGTGACTACCTGCTGACGCTGGCCTACGACTCGGATCGTGACGAACAGGAAGCGCGGCAGCGCCTGCATGGCACTATAGACCCGGATCGCTTTTACACGCTTTATGGTGATGCCACCGAACAGCAGTTCGATGCGGCCAGCCAGGATGAAATATTCGTCAAGCTGGAGCGTGGCCAGTTTTACGCCATGTTCGGCGACTACGACACCGGGATGACGGTAACCGAGCTGTCGCGCTACGACCGCAGCTTCAATGGCTTCCAGAGCGAGTACCAGGGCGAACGCTTTGGCTATACCGCATTCACCGCCCGCACTGACCAGGCTTTCGTCAAGGAAGAACTGCGTGGTGACGGTACTTCCGGGTTGTATCGTTTGTCACGTCAGCCACTGGTTATCAACAGCGAAAAAATCACGCTGGAAACGCGTGACCGATTCCGTTCGGAGGAGATTGTGAGCTCACGCACGCTCACTCGTCATCTCGATTACGATATCGATTACCTGGCCGGCACGATATTTTTCAAGGAGCCGGTGCGCCACCGCGACGAGCGATTTAATCCGGTATTTATTGTCGTCGATTACGAAAGCCGTGATCCGGTGGATCGCTCGACTACCGCAGGCGGGCGTGCATCGCTGCGACTGGCCGACGGCCGGGTCGAGGTCGGCGCGACCATGATCGACGAGGGTACCAGTGGTGCCGACGGAGACCTGCAGGGTCTCGATCTAAAACTGCGCATTGCCGACGGCACGGAGTTACGGGCCGAGTTTGCCAGCTCCGATACCCGCCAGGGCGGGGTGCCGACGGAGGGCGACGCGGCGATTGCTGAATTGCGCCACACCGCCGGCAAGGTAGATGGCAAGGTTTATTATCGCCAGATCGACACGGAATTCGGGCTGGGCCAGCAGCGCGCAGCAGAAACCGGAATGCGCAAGATGGGCTTTGATGGCCGGTTGCGTTTCAGCAAGCACCTGAGCATCGATGCTGCCGCCTATCGCCAGGATAACCTCGAGAGCGACGTGCGCCGCGAAGTGTATGAAAGCGGGTTACGCTGGCAACGTGGCGCTGCGACTGCCGGCGTTGGATATCGTGATGCAACAGACGAAGCGCGTGACGGGACGACTGCCGCCTCCGAGCAGGTCTTCGTCAACGGCAGCATCAAGACCATGGGTAACCGGTTGACGCTGCGCGGGTCGCTGGATTCTGATCTTGGTGATGATGCCAACATTGCCTATCCGACACGTACGATTGTCGGGCTGGACTACAAGCTGAACGATGACGTGACGCTTTATACCGAACACGAGCGGGCCGAAGGCCGGGATATTGAGTCACAGATGACACGTACCGGCGTACGCGCAACACCATGGAACCGGGCCCAGTTTAATTCCAGCGTCAGCCAGGAGATGACTGAATACGGGCCGCGGGCGTTTGCCACGCTGGGGCTGGTGCAGGGCTGGCAGATAAACGAACGCTGGGCAATGGACTTCGGCGTCGATCACTCCAATACGCTGACCGCGCCCGGTGCCGGTGCGTTCAACCCAGACGCCGGATTACCTTCAGGCAGCGAAGCTGCGGACTTCACCTCGCTCTATGTTGGTACGCTTTACAAGCATGATGACTGGACAGTCAATACTCGCAGCGAATGGCGCAACAGTGATGACGAGCGACGGGCCGGTCTGTTTGGCGGCTTCTATCGCGAAGAAAAACAGGGTCGCGCGTTTTCGGCGGCGCTGCAGTTCTTTAATTCGCAGCGTGATGTTGGCGTCGACCTGACCGATGCCGATATACGTCTGAGCTGGGCTTATCGACCGGCCACCGCACGCTGGGTATTCCTCGACCGGCTGGATCTCGAATACGAGGAACTCAAGGCGATCGGCACACAAACCGAGTCGTCACGCATCGTCAACAACCTCCATGCCAACTGGATGATAAATCGCAGCAATCAGCTGGGCTTCCAGTACGGCGTCAAATATGTGCGCAGCGATATCGACGGCAATGGCTACAACGGCTTTACCGACCTGGTGGGTATTGACTGGCGTCGGGACTTTTCGTCACGCTGGGATGCAGGCGTGCAGGGTTCACTGTTGCACTCGTGGAATTCTGATGTCGTCGACTACAGCATCGGCGCCGATATCGGTTACTCCTTTGCACGCAACGTCTGGCTGAGCCTGGGCTATAACTTTGCCGGATTCGACGACGAGGACTTCTCGGACGCCCGCTACACGGCGCGCGGCCCGTACATTCGTTTCCGCTTCAAGGCCGACCAGGACAACCTGCGCGACCGGGATTTCTGGGCGCGACGCGAGTCGAACGACTGA
- a CDS encoding DUF11 domain-containing protein, which translates to MKKILLILMALVPMIALADGAVHVQTVAQTEEIIVNERGETATRLVPVTTVVPGDEVIYTITFTNQGEADASSVTITDPVPQEMRYVEGSAFAGGADIRFSVDGGQTFGTAEELMVVAADGSARAARAEDYTHIRWSMRNPLKPGSRGYARFRAQLR; encoded by the coding sequence ATGAAGAAAATTCTGCTGATATTAATGGCCCTGGTGCCGATGATCGCACTGGCTGACGGGGCGGTACATGTGCAAACAGTGGCACAAACCGAGGAGATTATCGTCAATGAGCGAGGCGAGACAGCGACCCGGCTGGTACCGGTAACAACTGTCGTGCCGGGTGACGAAGTGATCTACACCATCACCTTCACCAACCAGGGTGAGGCCGATGCAAGCAGCGTGACAATTACCGACCCCGTCCCGCAGGAAATGCGTTACGTCGAGGGTTCGGCATTTGCCGGTGGTGCGGATATCCGCTTTTCGGTCGATGGCGGCCAGACTTTCGGTACCGCCGAGGAACTGATGGTCGTGGCGGCGGACGGTAGCGCGCGCGCCGCTCGCGCTGAGGACTACACACACATTCGCTGGAGCATGCGCAACCCGCTCAAGCCCGGCAGCCGTGGTTATGCCCGCTTTCGGGCGCAATTGCGCTAA
- a CDS encoding phosphoenolpyruvate carboxykinase (GTP), translating into MTTSNSALSAWVNQVAQHTLPERIHWCDGSGEENDTLISAMLADSTLLPLKETFPNCYLHRSDPNDVARVEHLTYICTENETDAGPNNNWMAPAEAHRLVDGLFAGCMRGRTMYVIPYCMGPIDSPYSRCGVEITDSPYVVANMRIMTRMGQAALERIEREGTFVRGLHSIGELDPDKRYIMHFPAELTIKSIGSGYGGNALLGKKCHALRIASHQARTEGWLAEHMLILGLQDPTGRIFYIAGAFPSQCGKTNLAMLVPPESLERWRVWTVGDDIAWLHPGEDGRLYAINPESGFFGVVPGTSRSTNRNAFDMIHHDTIFTNVGVTADNEPWWEGRKYSEPALDWQGKPMNGGPAAHPNSRFTVSARQNRDYTPIMDDPRGVPISAIVFGGRRRKLAPLVYQARDWQHGVLIGAGVASETTAAATGEVGVVRRDPMAMKPFCGYNFADYWSHWLAIGKKLKQPPAMFHVNWFRKNDAGEFLWPGFGDNLRVLSWIVDRCHGAGAAVETPIGHLPTSDALDIGGLDIADGALRELLTVDNASWREEMVHLGEYLESYGDRLPQALRDEHARVSAALAD; encoded by the coding sequence ATGACGACCAGCAATAGTGCGCTGAGCGCATGGGTCAACCAAGTCGCACAACACACTCTGCCGGAACGCATTCACTGGTGTGATGGGTCTGGCGAAGAAAACGACACTCTGATCAGCGCCATGCTGGCTGACAGCACGCTGCTGCCGCTGAAAGAGACATTTCCAAACTGTTACCTGCACCGGTCGGATCCAAACGATGTCGCGAGGGTTGAACACCTGACCTATATCTGCACCGAAAACGAAACCGATGCAGGGCCGAACAACAACTGGATGGCGCCGGCCGAAGCACACCGGCTGGTCGACGGGCTGTTCGCCGGCTGCATGCGCGGACGTACCATGTATGTCATTCCCTACTGCATGGGCCCGATCGATTCGCCCTACTCCCGCTGTGGGGTTGAAATCACCGATAGTCCCTATGTGGTTGCCAACATGCGCATCATGACGCGCATGGGGCAGGCGGCGCTGGAGCGCATCGAGCGCGAGGGCACCTTCGTCAGGGGTCTGCATTCGATCGGTGAGCTTGACCCGGATAAACGCTACATCATGCATTTCCCTGCTGAACTGACGATCAAGAGCATCGGTTCAGGTTATGGTGGCAATGCCCTGCTGGGAAAAAAGTGTCATGCCCTGCGTATTGCGAGCCACCAGGCCCGCACCGAGGGCTGGCTGGCCGAACATATGCTCATTCTCGGGCTACAGGATCCGACCGGCCGCATTTTCTATATCGCCGGCGCGTTCCCGTCACAGTGCGGCAAGACCAACCTTGCGATGCTCGTGCCACCGGAGTCGCTGGAGCGCTGGCGCGTTTGGACGGTAGGCGACGACATCGCCTGGCTGCATCCCGGCGAAGATGGCCGGTTGTACGCGATAAACCCGGAATCGGGCTTTTTCGGCGTGGTGCCGGGTACGTCGCGCAGCACCAACCGCAATGCCTTCGATATGATCCATCACGACACCATATTCACCAACGTCGGCGTGACGGCTGATAACGAACCATGGTGGGAGGGGCGAAAATACAGCGAACCGGCGCTCGACTGGCAGGGCAAGCCAATGAACGGTGGGCCCGCCGCGCACCCCAATTCGCGCTTCACCGTATCGGCGCGGCAGAACCGCGACTACACACCGATAATGGATGATCCACGCGGCGTTCCGATTTCAGCCATCGTTTTTGGCGGGCGCCGACGCAAACTTGCCCCGCTGGTATACCAGGCACGTGACTGGCAGCACGGCGTGCTTATCGGTGCCGGCGTTGCCTCGGAAACAACAGCCGCAGCGACCGGGGAGGTCGGCGTCGTGCGCCGCGACCCCATGGCGATGAAACCGTTCTGTGGCTACAACTTCGCTGATTACTGGAGCCATTGGCTGGCAATCGGAAAAAAGCTGAAGCAACCGCCGGCTATGTTTCATGTCAACTGGTTTCGCAAGAATGATGCCGGCGAGTTCCTGTGGCCGGGTTTTGGCGACAACCTGCGCGTGCTGTCGTGGATCGTCGACCGCTGCCACGGCGCTGGTGCCGCGGTTGAAACGCCGATTGGCCACCTGCCGACTTCCGACGCGCTGGATATCGGCGGGCTGGACATCGCCGACGGCGCCTTGCGCGAGCTGCTTACAGTGGACAACGCCAGCTGGCGCGAGGAGATGGTTCATCTGGGTGAATATCTCGAAAGCTATGGCGACCGACTGCCGCAGGCACTGCGCGATGAACATGCCCGGGTCAGCGCGGCGCTGGCCGACTGA
- a CDS encoding adenylate/guanylate cyclase domain-containing protein, with the protein MTDQTELAILFADVVGSTKLYELMGDLKARETVARCLDAMTRATEKHDGTVIKTMGDEVMATFPRVDNAVEAAAQMQSFISNEVDAEDVPVAIRVGFHFGPVMEEDGDVFGGAVHIANRMSNQAKAAQIVTSGNTVAKMSPEWQASTRQIDLTPMRGTSDEIALYEVLWQQGENTRMLPTIDWAEATGVRNQRLRLRYRGQEVVVNEQQPNVSIGRSEDSDLVVKDTLISRMHARIEFSRGKFILIDESTNGTCVLLSSGEEHFVRRDSVQLKGEGAIGLGRVPQADSPQAIHFIYEE; encoded by the coding sequence ATGACAGATCAGACTGAACTGGCAATACTCTTTGCGGATGTTGTCGGTAGCACTAAGCTTTATGAGCTGATGGGCGACCTCAAGGCAAGGGAGACTGTAGCCCGCTGCCTTGATGCGATGACCCGCGCTACCGAGAAGCATGACGGCACAGTAATCAAGACCATGGGCGACGAGGTCATGGCTACGTTCCCGCGTGTCGACAATGCTGTCGAAGCAGCCGCGCAAATGCAGAGTTTCATCAGCAACGAGGTCGACGCTGAAGATGTGCCCGTGGCGATTCGTGTCGGATTCCATTTTGGCCCGGTCATGGAAGAAGACGGCGATGTGTTCGGTGGTGCGGTGCATATTGCCAACCGCATGAGTAACCAGGCCAAGGCGGCTCAAATCGTTACCAGCGGCAACACGGTCGCAAAAATGTCGCCGGAGTGGCAGGCCTCGACAAGGCAGATTGACCTCACACCAATGCGCGGCACTTCGGATGAAATCGCGCTTTACGAAGTGTTGTGGCAGCAGGGTGAAAACACCCGCATGCTCCCGACCATCGACTGGGCCGAGGCCACTGGCGTGCGTAACCAGCGCCTGCGGCTGCGCTACCGTGGTCAGGAAGTGGTCGTGAACGAGCAGCAGCCAAATGTATCGATTGGCCGTTCCGAAGACAGTGACCTGGTGGTAAAGGACACGCTGATTTCACGTATGCACGCACGCATCGAGTTTTCGCGCGGCAAATTTATTCTCATCGATGAGAGCACCAATGGCACGTGTGTATTGTTGTCCAGCGGCGAGGAACATTTTGTCCGCCGCGACAGCGTGCAGCTGAAAGGCGAGGGCGCAATCGGGCTCGGCCGGGTGCCGCAGGCCGACTCACCACAGGCTATACACTTCATCTACGAAGAGTAG
- a CDS encoding methyltransferase domain-containing protein has translation MGKKNRKQKEKARKKSRLTASSADRHLLYEESVQNVEEEIKFLDKAYRDLRGRPALTLREDFAGTTAAACEWVANGDERRAWAVDFDPEVLNWGRQRHVQRLSVEQQQRIELIEGDVRNTNTPLADLIIAFNFSYFVFKTRDELRGYFEQARRNLQPDGLFMIDCFGGSEALEEVEEETEQDEFTYVWDQDSYDPISAQMQCHIHFHFPDGTRMREAFSYEWRLWTLPELRELLHEAGFRTSTVYWEGSDEDGEGNDEYEPVERGDADPAWIAYVVAER, from the coding sequence ATGGGTAAAAAGAACCGCAAGCAGAAAGAAAAAGCACGCAAGAAGAGCAGACTGACTGCCAGTTCGGCAGATCGACATCTTCTTTACGAAGAATCGGTGCAGAATGTCGAAGAAGAAATAAAGTTTCTCGACAAGGCTTATCGTGATCTTCGTGGACGGCCGGCACTGACATTGCGAGAGGACTTTGCCGGAACCACGGCCGCTGCCTGCGAGTGGGTTGCCAATGGCGATGAACGGCGCGCGTGGGCTGTTGATTTTGATCCTGAGGTACTTAACTGGGGGCGGCAGCGCCACGTTCAGCGGCTTTCGGTAGAGCAGCAGCAGCGGATCGAGCTGATCGAAGGCGACGTGCGCAATACCAACACGCCGCTGGCTGACCTGATCATCGCGTTCAACTTCAGTTATTTCGTTTTCAAGACCCGTGACGAACTGCGCGGGTACTTCGAGCAGGCGCGTCGTAACCTGCAGCCTGACGGTTTATTCATGATTGACTGCTTTGGCGGCTCGGAAGCGCTCGAGGAAGTCGAAGAAGAGACCGAGCAGGATGAATTCACCTATGTATGGGACCAGGACAGCTATGACCCGATCAGCGCCCAGATGCAGTGCCACATCCACTTTCACTTTCCTGACGGAACCAGGATGCGCGAGGCCTTTAGCTATGAGTGGCGGCTGTGGACCCTGCCAGAGCTGCGCGAACTGCTGCATGAGGCCGGTTTTCGCACGTCCACCGTCTACTGGGAGGGCAGCGATGAGGACGGCGAGGGCAACGATGAATACGAGCCGGTCGAGCGTGGGGACGCCGATCCGGCCTGGATCGCCTACGTCGTGGCCGAGCGTTAG
- a CDS encoding helix-turn-helix domain-containing protein: protein MADRTLLWVDLALQECADSTRHFAEFFRIRRSSAQLEADAAECPVAICFEYDFPDKAGLKLLQETKRLHPSLPVLMLTLQHSEDLAVWAFRARVWDYFVKPVDRRDVERCSESLLRIDHRRGDDRMSVRQIPPVPQETRLRRFTAGSQQALAPAVSYVQSHYADKIMQAQVAELCSMSSFSFSRQFHSAFGLTFQEYLLRYRVERAEELLLNPSVGVSDVAFATGFRDPSYFGRVFRRLRNMSPSQWRQHQMEDARPSLPAPTLIAM, encoded by the coding sequence GTGGCCGATCGGACGTTATTGTGGGTAGACCTGGCACTGCAGGAATGTGCCGATTCGACACGGCATTTTGCGGAATTCTTCCGCATTCGCCGGTCGTCGGCGCAGCTCGAAGCAGACGCCGCTGAATGCCCAGTTGCCATTTGTTTTGAGTATGATTTTCCCGACAAGGCCGGGCTAAAGCTGCTGCAGGAAACCAAGCGACTGCATCCGTCGCTTCCTGTCCTGATGTTGACGCTGCAGCATTCCGAGGATCTTGCAGTGTGGGCCTTTCGTGCCCGGGTATGGGACTACTTCGTCAAGCCGGTTGACCGTCGCGATGTCGAGCGTTGCAGTGAATCGCTGCTGCGCATTGACCACCGCCGCGGCGACGACAGGATGTCGGTGCGTCAAATTCCGCCGGTGCCGCAGGAGACCCGGCTGCGTCGCTTTACCGCCGGCAGCCAACAGGCGCTGGCACCCGCCGTCTCCTACGTTCAGTCGCACTACGCCGATAAGATCATGCAGGCTCAGGTGGCTGAGTTGTGCAGCATGAGTTCATTCAGTTTCAGCCGTCAGTTTCATTCCGCATTCGGGCTGACCTTCCAGGAATACCTGCTTCGTTACCGCGTTGAGCGTGCTGAAGAGTTGTTGCTCAATCCGTCAGTGGGCGTGAGCGATGTCGCCTTTGCCACCGGGTTTCGCGATCCGTCGTATTTTGGCCGGGTATTTCGCCGGCTGCGCAATATGAGTCCCAGTCAATGGCGGCAGCATCAAATGGAAGACGCACGTCCCAGCTTGCCAGCTCCGACGCTAATCGCAATGTAG
- a CDS encoding Flp family type IVb pilin, whose translation MATLKSKIFAFLRDEEGLTTVEYAIAGGLVGAGAILAFSNLGGEVARVIGDMFTALETVTIDTGGGTAP comes from the coding sequence ATGGCTACTTTGAAAAGCAAAATCTTCGCGTTTTTGCGCGATGAAGAAGGCCTGACGACTGTCGAATATGCAATCGCCGGTGGTCTGGTTGGAGCTGGCGCCATCCTGGCTTTCAGCAACCTGGGTGGAGAAGTCGCCCGAGTAATCGGTGACATGTTCACAGCTCTCGAGACAGTAACGATCGACACCGGCGGAGGTACCGCCCCGTAG